In a genomic window of Candidatus Tumulicola sp.:
- a CDS encoding DUF1611 domain-containing protein, producing MLDSRGAGYALLHLARTRGSRRIFVVGTAKNVGKTVAARAIYAAAIATGLRVALLSTGRDGESFDAVDGVAKPRLFVRPGTVVATAADALSAGFATEVLEVLPLETAAGPVTIVRIREAAHLELIGPPTASGVARTLERLDTLADVVIVDGAIDRVAALAGSGAAVVIATGAAAAATPDDATDAARILAKRLGIAALDAGAPALRVEGALTASKAAPLIAARETRQVVIGDPTQFALAGRAADAAFERLDVRCERPLHPIATTIASIGRGHAFEPLSFARAVAEATGLPAYDVYAGWGVA from the coding sequence ATGTTGGATAGTCGCGGTGCCGGGTACGCGCTGCTCCATTTAGCGCGAACTCGGGGTAGCCGCCGCATATTCGTTGTGGGTACCGCGAAAAACGTTGGCAAAACGGTCGCCGCTCGCGCTATCTATGCCGCCGCCATCGCGACCGGCCTGCGCGTCGCCCTGTTGTCGACGGGTCGCGACGGAGAGAGCTTCGACGCGGTCGACGGCGTCGCAAAACCCCGGCTTTTCGTGCGCCCGGGCACGGTGGTCGCTACAGCGGCCGACGCGTTGAGTGCGGGATTCGCGACCGAAGTGCTCGAGGTATTGCCGCTTGAAACCGCAGCCGGGCCCGTCACGATTGTGCGCATCCGCGAAGCCGCACACCTAGAGTTGATCGGTCCTCCGACTGCCAGCGGCGTCGCTCGAACGCTCGAGCGTCTGGATACACTCGCCGACGTCGTGATCGTCGACGGTGCGATCGATCGCGTTGCAGCATTGGCGGGCAGCGGAGCGGCGGTCGTGATCGCGACGGGTGCGGCTGCCGCCGCGACGCCCGATGACGCCACGGACGCCGCGCGCATACTAGCTAAGCGCTTGGGAATCGCCGCACTCGATGCCGGGGCGCCGGCGCTAAGGGTCGAGGGAGCGCTGACGGCATCGAAAGCCGCGCCGCTGATCGCCGCGCGAGAAACGCGCCAAGTCGTCATCGGCGATCCGACGCAGTTTGCATTGGCCGGCCGCGCCGCCGACGCAGCGTTCGAACGGCTCGACGTTCGCTGTGAGCGCCCGCTGCATCCGATCGCCACGACGATCGCATCGATCGGCCGGGGGCACGCGTTCGAACCTCTATCGTTTGCTCGAGCCGTGGCCGAAGCCACCGGTCTTCCGGCGTACGATGTGTATGCGGGTTGGGGTGTCGCTTGA
- the opp4C gene encoding oligopeptide ABC transporter permease yields MAASIPLQPNAVVEDDQNVSKVTFWTRLRRHKLAMAGIVVLGLIVLAAIFAHQLSPFDPNAIDEVHWQGPPLPPCFVDHALCGGHLLGTDEVGRDLLSRLLYGARISLMVGFFAVFMEVLIGTTLGAISGYYGGWVDWLIMRITDVFLSIPLLPLLLVLTAIVAASSSKAALSFGVIVLIIGALAWMSVARLVRASFLSLREREFAEAARAIGNRDGRIIFRHLLPNAIAPIVVQATLDIAGVIILESTLSFLGLGIQPPTASWGNMLSNAQATLETAWWAAVFPGLAILVTVLAINYIGDGLRDALDPNMR; encoded by the coding sequence ATGGCTGCATCAATTCCGCTTCAACCCAATGCCGTCGTCGAGGACGATCAGAACGTCTCGAAAGTAACGTTCTGGACGCGGTTACGCCGTCACAAGCTGGCCATGGCCGGAATCGTCGTTCTGGGCTTGATCGTTTTGGCTGCGATTTTCGCGCATCAGCTTTCGCCGTTCGATCCCAACGCAATCGACGAAGTGCATTGGCAAGGACCGCCCCTTCCGCCGTGCTTTGTGGATCATGCGTTGTGCGGCGGCCATCTTCTCGGCACCGACGAAGTCGGACGCGACCTACTGTCGCGCTTGCTGTACGGTGCGCGCATCTCGCTGATGGTCGGCTTCTTTGCCGTGTTCATGGAAGTGCTGATCGGCACGACGCTGGGCGCCATTTCCGGCTATTACGGCGGCTGGGTCGATTGGCTGATCATGCGCATCACCGACGTGTTTCTGTCGATTCCGTTGCTACCGCTACTGCTGGTGCTGACGGCCATCGTTGCCGCCAGCTCGTCAAAGGCGGCACTGAGTTTTGGCGTGATCGTCCTAATTATCGGTGCGTTGGCGTGGATGAGCGTCGCTCGTCTGGTGCGCGCGTCCTTCCTCAGTCTACGCGAGCGTGAGTTCGCCGAAGCGGCGCGTGCCATCGGCAACCGCGACGGACGGATCATCTTCCGGCATCTGTTGCCCAATGCGATCGCTCCGATCGTCGTCCAGGCGACGCTCGACATCGCAGGCGTCATCATCCTCGAATCGACCCTCTCGTTCTTGGGCCTGGGTATCCAGCCGCCGACGGCTTCGTGGGGCAACATGCTCTCGAACGCGCAGGCCACGCTCGAAACGGCGTGGTGGGCGGCAGTGTTCCCCGGCTTGGCGATTTTGGTGACGGTGCTCGCCATCAACTATATCGGCGATGGTCTGCGCGACGCGCTTGACCCGAACATGCGGTAG
- a CDS encoding ABC transporter permease subunit encodes MRWVFPAAALLLVVGIVAPVIAVLASMSPGEAAASFNADARAALNVSLTASLAATAVATLLGVPAGYWLGHAGRGVRATALFLLALPLAFPPVASGLMLIVTLGTRAPVGAWLAAHGLRVPDTLLGVGVAEFFVSGSFVAIAATAAFAAVDPVYADAARTLGAGEWRIFGRIALPAAAGSVLAGVTFAWLRAIGEYGATSVLAYHPTSLPVALYVALSAQGVRQAMALCYGFVVLAVVALLVAWILRRRVVP; translated from the coding sequence ATGCGCTGGGTCTTTCCAGCTGCCGCCTTGTTGCTGGTCGTGGGGATCGTAGCTCCTGTCATCGCCGTACTCGCGTCCATGTCACCCGGCGAGGCCGCGGCATCGTTTAACGCCGACGCGCGCGCCGCGCTGAACGTGTCGTTGACCGCATCGTTGGCTGCGACGGCGGTCGCCACACTGCTCGGCGTTCCGGCCGGGTACTGGTTGGGTCATGCGGGCCGGGGTGTTCGGGCCACCGCACTCTTTTTACTCGCACTGCCGCTGGCATTTCCGCCGGTAGCGTCCGGCTTGATGCTGATCGTCACCCTGGGCACGCGAGCGCCGGTCGGTGCCTGGTTGGCCGCACATGGCCTGCGCGTTCCCGACACGCTCCTCGGCGTCGGAGTCGCAGAATTCTTCGTGTCCGGTTCGTTCGTGGCCATCGCCGCCACGGCCGCGTTCGCGGCGGTGGATCCGGTGTACGCCGATGCGGCGCGCACGCTCGGTGCTGGAGAATGGCGGATTTTCGGACGAATCGCGTTGCCCGCTGCCGCCGGAAGCGTCTTGGCAGGCGTGACGTTCGCGTGGCTGCGCGCCATCGGCGAATACGGTGCAACGTCGGTGCTGGCGTATCACCCGACGTCTTTGCCGGTCGCGTTGTACGTCGCGTTGTCTGCGCAAGGGGTTCGTCAAGCGATGGCTTTGTGCTACGGATTCGTCGTGCTCGCGGTCGTTGCGCTATTGGTCGCGTGGATTCTGCGCCGCCGCGTCGTACCTTGA
- a CDS encoding 3-keto-5-aminohexanoate cleavage protein: MQPLIITCAPVGAEVTLDQTPHLPHTPERLGETARRIREAGASMIHVHCRDDDGNNTHDVGRFAEAYNEIRAASDLIVQFSTGGAIGMSPQERAGVLQLRPEMATLTCGSVNFGDEIFENSFPIMRALATSMTEYGVRPELEIFDKGHLSNARRLHREGILAMPQHVDFVLGVPGGLDATVANLCDLVDDLPHGCTWSVAGVGRQQLPMALAAIAMGGHVRVGLEDNLYYSKGRLASNEELVARIARIAEEAGRPVATPDEAREILGLGRREDARPEGISAPAAN, encoded by the coding sequence ATGCAGCCGCTCATCATCACCTGCGCTCCGGTCGGGGCCGAAGTAACGCTCGACCAAACGCCGCACCTTCCGCATACGCCCGAGCGGCTGGGCGAAACGGCGCGCCGCATTCGCGAGGCGGGAGCCTCGATGATTCACGTACACTGCCGCGATGACGATGGAAACAACACGCACGATGTGGGGCGCTTCGCGGAAGCCTACAACGAGATTCGTGCCGCGAGCGACCTGATCGTTCAGTTTTCCACCGGCGGCGCGATCGGAATGTCGCCCCAGGAACGCGCCGGCGTGCTGCAGTTGCGCCCCGAGATGGCGACCCTCACATGCGGCTCGGTGAACTTCGGCGACGAGATCTTCGAGAACAGTTTTCCGATCATGCGCGCGCTTGCGACATCGATGACCGAATATGGCGTGCGACCCGAACTAGAGATCTTCGACAAAGGCCACCTTAGCAACGCGCGGCGCTTGCATCGCGAAGGCATCTTGGCGATGCCGCAACACGTCGACTTCGTGCTCGGAGTACCGGGCGGTCTGGATGCTACGGTTGCGAACTTGTGCGATTTGGTGGACGACTTGCCGCACGGGTGTACCTGGTCGGTCGCCGGTGTCGGCCGCCAGCAGCTGCCGATGGCCCTCGCTGCGATCGCCATGGGCGGTCACGTGCGCGTCGGGCTAGAGGACAACCTGTATTACTCGAAAGGGCGTCTGGCGAGTAACGAAGAGTTGGTAGCGCGCATTGCTCGTATCGCCGAGGAAGCGGGGCGGCCCGTTGCAACACCCGACGAAGCACGTGAGATCCTTGGCTTAGGCCGCCGCGAGGATGCGAGGCCGGAAGGCATTTCAGCCCCGGCTGCTAATTAG
- the rpoD gene encoding RNA polymerase sigma factor RpoD, translated as MPRKKASASGTETPPPTLEELKKKLLARGKSRGSLTYEEISATFEVLEEVTPEQLDEFFEEISASGIDLGEDQKEEKAEADAEERTAADAISDSLSLDDPVRMYLKEIGRVPLLSMEQEKSLAMRIEAGELESAKNGAAVRAIMDSGEEAKRQLTEANLRLVVSIAKKYVGRGMLFLDLIQEGNLGLIRAVEKFDYTKGYKFSTYATWWIRQAITRALADQARTIRIPVHMVETINRLIKVSRQLLQELGREPTVEEIAEQMGLTPEKVREVMKISQEPISLETPIGEEEDSHLGDFIEDQEAVAPAEAASVMLLKEKMQDVLQNLTDRERKVLVLRFGLEDGHQRTLEEVGQEFGVTRERIRQIEAKALRKLRHPSRGKALKDYWSNE; from the coding sequence ATGCCTCGCAAAAAAGCTAGTGCTAGCGGCACGGAAACGCCGCCGCCTACGCTCGAAGAACTCAAAAAGAAACTACTGGCGCGCGGCAAAAGTCGCGGCTCGCTGACGTATGAAGAAATCAGCGCCACCTTCGAAGTGCTCGAGGAAGTCACGCCCGAGCAGCTCGATGAGTTCTTTGAGGAAATTTCCGCTTCCGGCATCGATTTAGGCGAGGATCAAAAGGAAGAAAAAGCCGAGGCCGACGCCGAGGAGCGTACCGCAGCCGACGCTATTTCCGACAGCTTATCGCTGGACGATCCGGTCCGCATGTACCTCAAAGAGATCGGTCGCGTGCCGCTGCTCTCGATGGAACAAGAGAAGTCGTTGGCAATGCGGATCGAAGCCGGCGAGTTGGAATCGGCAAAAAACGGCGCGGCCGTTCGCGCGATTATGGACTCGGGCGAAGAGGCCAAGCGTCAGCTCACCGAGGCGAACCTTCGGCTCGTGGTATCGATCGCAAAGAAATACGTCGGGCGCGGAATGCTGTTCCTAGATTTGATCCAGGAGGGCAACCTCGGTTTAATTCGCGCGGTCGAAAAGTTCGACTATACCAAGGGCTATAAGTTCTCGACCTACGCCACGTGGTGGATCCGGCAAGCGATCACGCGTGCGCTCGCCGATCAAGCGCGGACCATCCGTATTCCCGTGCATATGGTCGAAACCATCAACCGGCTGATCAAAGTATCGCGCCAGCTTTTGCAAGAGTTGGGTCGGGAGCCGACGGTCGAAGAGATCGCCGAGCAAATGGGTTTGACCCCCGAAAAAGTCCGCGAAGTCATGAAGATCTCGCAAGAGCCGATTTCGCTCGAAACGCCAATCGGCGAAGAAGAAGATTCACATCTCGGCGACTTCATCGAAGATCAGGAAGCCGTGGCGCCGGCCGAAGCGGCATCGGTGATGCTGCTCAAAGAGAAGATGCAGGACGTGCTGCAAAACCTCACGGATCGCGAACGCAAAGTTCTCGTACTGCGGTTCGGATTAGAAGACGGCCATCAACGTACGTTGGAAGAGGTTGGCCAGGAGTTCGGCGTGACGCGCGAGCGGATCCGCCAAATCGAAGCCAAGGCGCTGCGTAAGCTGCGCCATCCGTCGCGCGGCAAAGCGCTCAAGGATTACTGGAGCAACGAGTGA
- a CDS encoding proline dehydrogenase family protein produces the protein MAFLDGLFAPNSAFQKNFFFLAKRFVPGESIESAVSTVRELNAAGMTASLDYLGEDVTEREAALHTVDAYLRILDALQAAGVDSNVSIKLTALGLLIDEDFALDNVSRIAQRAAQNSDPFVRIDMEGSAVTDATLRVFERCFAANKNVGIVLQAYLKRTAADVERAIALGARVRLCKGAYREPPEIAYQQMPEIRENYLRLAERLLSAGTYPGIATHDRRLIGAVRDFCSRNAIPPSRFEFQMLHGCRPAEQHELVAQGYNMRVYVPFGTHWAGYFYRRVLERRENAWFALSSIFSR, from the coding sequence ATGGCGTTTCTCGACGGACTCTTCGCTCCCAACTCGGCCTTCCAAAAAAACTTTTTCTTTCTCGCTAAACGTTTCGTCCCGGGCGAATCGATCGAGTCGGCCGTTTCGACGGTCCGCGAGCTCAACGCGGCTGGGATGACGGCCTCATTGGATTACTTGGGTGAAGACGTGACGGAGCGCGAGGCCGCACTGCACACGGTCGACGCCTACCTGCGAATCCTGGATGCGCTGCAGGCGGCCGGGGTCGATTCGAACGTTTCGATCAAGCTCACGGCGCTTGGACTGTTGATCGACGAGGATTTCGCGCTGGACAACGTTAGCCGGATCGCCCAACGGGCCGCTCAGAACTCCGATCCATTCGTGCGCATCGATATGGAAGGCTCTGCCGTCACCGATGCCACCCTGCGCGTGTTCGAGCGCTGTTTTGCGGCCAACAAGAACGTCGGCATCGTGTTGCAGGCGTACCTGAAGCGCACCGCAGCCGACGTCGAGCGCGCGATCGCATTGGGAGCGCGCGTGCGCCTCTGCAAAGGCGCCTATCGCGAACCGCCCGAGATTGCGTATCAGCAAATGCCCGAGATCCGCGAAAACTATCTGCGCCTGGCCGAGCGGTTACTCTCGGCAGGCACGTATCCGGGAATCGCGACGCACGATCGCCGTTTGATCGGCGCCGTAAGAGATTTTTGTTCGCGCAACGCCATACCGCCGTCGCGCTTTGAGTTTCAGATGCTGCACGGGTGCCGTCCGGCGGAGCAACACGAACTGGTCGCGCAAGGCTACAACATGCGAGTGTACGTGCCGTTCGGAACCCACTGGGCTGGATATTTCTACCGTCGCGTGCTGGAGCGTCGCGAAAACGCCTGGTTCGCGTTGTCCTCGATCTTCTCGCGTTAA
- a CDS encoding ABC transporter permease yields the protein MRSLFTYVVRRTLQSIPLLLLISVILYAILYNMPGGPLAPYLANPHITPADIARLKHNLGMDQPVPVQYFKWLMHVLTGDFGYSTSNSEPVLQAILERLPATLELMLTSFVFSLAVGVAAGIVSAVYRYTVVDYFITTLAFFGQSMPVFWFALMMQLAFAVHGIPLPFGYQIQLPSAGISSSDTFELSDRLSHLILPTLVLSLLSLALFSRFMRSSLLEVLGTDYMRTAAAKGLGFRAVLFKHGLKNALIPVVTVVALSLPGVLGGAIITEDIFAWPGTGRLFYNGLTQGDISLLMGILIILAVAVVFSNLLADVVYAWLDPRVKYD from the coding sequence ATACGTTCGCTGTTTACCTACGTCGTACGCCGCACGCTGCAATCGATTCCGCTGCTGCTGCTTATCTCGGTCATCCTCTACGCCATCCTCTATAACATGCCGGGTGGACCATTGGCGCCGTATCTGGCCAATCCGCACATCACCCCGGCCGATATCGCGCGCCTCAAGCACAACTTGGGGATGGATCAGCCGGTTCCGGTTCAGTATTTTAAGTGGTTGATGCACGTTCTAACCGGCGATTTCGGGTACTCGACCAGCAACTCGGAGCCGGTGCTGCAGGCGATTCTGGAGCGGTTGCCCGCGACGCTCGAATTGATGCTGACCTCGTTCGTGTTTTCGCTCGCGGTCGGCGTTGCGGCCGGCATCGTCTCGGCAGTTTACCGCTATACCGTGGTCGACTATTTCATCACGACGCTAGCGTTCTTCGGACAATCGATGCCGGTATTTTGGTTCGCATTGATGATGCAGCTGGCATTCGCCGTGCACGGCATACCGCTGCCGTTCGGCTATCAAATTCAGTTGCCGTCGGCCGGCATCTCCAGTAGCGACACGTTCGAGTTGAGCGACCGGCTGTCGCATTTAATCTTGCCGACGTTGGTGCTATCGCTGCTATCCCTCGCATTGTTCAGCCGCTTCATGCGATCGTCGCTGTTGGAAGTGCTGGGCACCGATTACATGCGGACCGCGGCCGCCAAGGGCTTGGGTTTTCGCGCGGTTCTCTTCAAGCACGGCCTGAAGAACGCACTGATACCGGTCGTGACGGTCGTCGCTCTTTCGCTTCCGGGCGTGTTGGGCGGTGCGATCATTACCGAAGACATCTTCGCGTGGCCCGGGACGGGACGCTTGTTCTACAACGGCCTCACGCAGGGCGACATCTCGCTGTTGATGGGCATCTTAATCATCCTCGCCGTCGCGGTCGTGTTCTCGAATCTCCTGGCGGACGTCGTGTACGCCTGGCTCGACCCGCGCGTGAAATACGACTGA
- the dtd gene encoding D-aminoacyl-tRNA deacylase yields the protein MRAVVQRVSNARVSVDRSETGAIDAGLVAYVGVGRNDTERDALWIAEKIAELRVFEDDAGRMNRSVEQCGGGVLLISQFTLLGDARRGRRPSFAAAASGEPARDLYERVGSALETRGLRVAYGVFGADMEVQQSNQGPVTILLDSERTF from the coding sequence GTGCGTGCCGTGGTGCAGCGCGTTTCGAACGCGCGCGTGTCGGTCGACCGATCCGAAACCGGCGCGATCGATGCCGGCCTCGTGGCCTATGTCGGCGTCGGCCGGAACGATACGGAACGCGACGCACTGTGGATAGCAGAGAAAATCGCCGAGCTGCGCGTCTTCGAGGACGACGCGGGCCGGATGAATCGCTCGGTCGAGCAATGCGGCGGCGGCGTCCTGCTGATCTCGCAGTTCACACTTCTCGGCGACGCGCGGCGCGGGCGGCGCCCCTCTTTCGCAGCAGCCGCTTCGGGCGAACCGGCGCGCGATCTCTACGAACGAGTCGGCAGCGCGCTCGAAACGCGCGGCCTGCGAGTCGCCTACGGCGTGTTCGGAGCCGACATGGAAGTGCAGCAAAGCAACCAAGGGCCTGTCACAATTCTTCTGGATTCCGAGCGAACGTTCTAG
- a CDS encoding manganese efflux pump produces MTAALKIAFVALSLSLDVFAVSIGVGVRGVERALKLRIGLAFATAEVAMNVIGAGIGVAAGRLFGEVAGFVGFGALVVLGIFMMSESRSKSAAAKLDLSKGWGLFVASLAISLDSLGIGFSILYIGVPPVIALVIIGFVSLCATAAGLTLGARLGGFAERYAAFLGGLLLTLTGLTFAVLKILHVG; encoded by the coding sequence GTGACGGCAGCGCTAAAGATCGCGTTCGTCGCGCTCAGCCTTTCGCTGGACGTCTTCGCGGTGAGTATCGGTGTCGGCGTGCGGGGCGTCGAGCGTGCGCTCAAATTGCGAATTGGTCTGGCGTTCGCGACTGCCGAGGTCGCGATGAACGTAATTGGCGCCGGGATCGGCGTCGCGGCAGGACGGTTGTTCGGAGAAGTCGCCGGCTTCGTCGGCTTCGGCGCGTTGGTCGTGCTGGGAATCTTCATGATGTCCGAAAGCCGTTCGAAGAGTGCCGCGGCGAAACTCGACCTTTCCAAGGGGTGGGGATTATTCGTCGCTTCGCTGGCCATCAGCTTGGATTCGCTCGGCATCGGCTTCTCGATTCTCTACATCGGCGTCCCGCCGGTGATCGCGCTGGTCATCATCGGCTTCGTTTCGCTGTGCGCCACCGCTGCCGGCCTGACGCTCGGCGCGCGGCTCGGGGGCTTTGCCGAACGCTACGCCGCGTTCTTGGGCGGTTTGCTCTTGACCCTTACCGGCCTCACGTTTGCGGTTCTGAAGATCTTGCATGTTGGATAG